In one Candidatus Fusobacterium pullicola genomic region, the following are encoded:
- a CDS encoding DEAD/DEAH box helicase codes for MSLKKRDDVLENIYFMLKIDERGVYVLPVDKSGEMLESIDVDEEAEDTTSQILTYIKGIKEDSFFIDWENEYEEAYLNEHPDLIEYLIDNPKLVNESMEPLKWVKRENTLALIIKEKENGATALTTELLLNGSINDFLIINEDLILADNVFYIIDMESNDFHTLKELVGTIDESGLENFLTLTIKYFKNIEIEYKDYKVVQGEKCVPSPQIVIEKISHDNSLYLQITLMVSGMHYDFLKEHEIDKVAIVNNLEKKISICDVDISRISEAVEDVIKLLVKNQKNLKVRASYYLDESNLIIMQEKLAKEFIMQDLLQLASKYRVVGTDKLRKYNIKAVKPKVIGKFSHSIDFLEGEIELEIEGEKFSILDVLSSYKKDSYIMLSDGTSALINKKYIEKLERLFKDNDKKKVKLSFFDLPLVEELIEDKIFSEEMNRTRDFFKGINNIKDYNIEPPKVKAKLREYQEYGYKWLSYLIDNNLGGCLADDMGLGKTLQAISVLTRLHEKKGTKSLVIMPKSLIYNWESEIKKFSPKLKVGIYYGNFRNRDIIKKSGVILTTYGTIRNDIEIIRDYDFDVVILDESQNIKNVNAQTTKAIMLLNAKHRIALSGTPIENNLSELYSLFRFLNPSMFGTMEEFNNFYAIPIQKENDQEAIEELKKKVYPFILRRIKKEVLKDLPDKIEKTMYIEMNPEQKKLYEERRNYYYNMVHSQIKENGIGKTQFFILQALNELRQITSCPEAKSVGVTSSKREVLINNILDAVENGHKVLVFTNYINSIKNICEDLDKYGVKYLSMSGSTKDRQLLVDKFQKDSKYKVFVMTLKTGGVGLNLTAADTIFIYDPWWNKTVENQAIDRAYRLGQDRTVFSYKLILKDTIEEKILQLQESKIKLLDNLISEDSSTLKTLSEKDIEFILGE; via the coding sequence ATGAGCTTGAAAAAGAGAGATGATGTACTAGAAAATATATATTTTATGCTAAAAATAGATGAAAGAGGGGTATATGTTCTTCCAGTTGATAAAAGTGGAGAGATGCTAGAGAGTATAGATGTAGATGAAGAGGCAGAGGATACTACTAGCCAAATTTTGACATATATAAAGGGAATTAAAGAGGATAGCTTTTTTATAGATTGGGAGAATGAATATGAGGAGGCTTATCTAAATGAGCATCCAGATCTAATAGAGTATCTAATAGATAATCCAAAACTTGTAAATGAGAGTATGGAACCATTAAAATGGGTTAAGAGAGAGAATACCTTAGCTCTTATTATAAAAGAGAAGGAAAATGGGGCAACAGCTCTAACTACAGAACTTCTATTAAATGGTTCAATAAATGATTTTTTAATTATAAATGAGGATTTAATTTTAGCTGATAATGTTTTCTATATCATAGATATGGAGAGTAACGATTTTCATACTTTGAAGGAGCTAGTAGGAACAATTGATGAATCAGGACTAGAGAACTTTTTAACTCTTACTATAAAATATTTTAAGAATATAGAGATAGAATACAAGGATTATAAAGTGGTACAGGGTGAGAAATGTGTGCCAAGTCCACAAATAGTTATAGAGAAAATATCACATGATAATAGCTTATATCTACAAATTACTCTGATGGTTTCAGGAATGCACTACGATTTCCTAAAGGAACATGAGATAGATAAGGTGGCTATTGTAAATAACCTAGAGAAAAAAATATCTATATGTGATGTAGATATAAGTAGAATATCTGAAGCTGTTGAAGATGTGATAAAGCTTCTTGTAAAAAACCAAAAAAATCTTAAGGTAAGGGCAAGTTACTATTTAGATGAGAGTAATCTTATCATTATGCAAGAGAAGCTAGCAAAAGAGTTTATTATGCAAGATCTATTACAATTAGCTTCAAAATATAGAGTAGTTGGAACTGATAAGCTTAGAAAGTATAATATAAAAGCAGTAAAACCAAAGGTTATTGGGAAATTTAGTCATTCAATAGACTTTTTAGAAGGGGAGATAGAACTTGAGATTGAAGGAGAAAAATTCTCAATATTAGATGTGCTATCATCTTATAAAAAAGATTCATATATAATGTTGAGTGATGGAACAAGTGCTTTAATAAATAAAAAGTATATAGAGAAGTTAGAGAGATTATTTAAGGATAATGATAAGAAAAAAGTAAAGCTTTCCTTCTTTGATCTACCTCTTGTAGAGGAGTTAATCGAGGATAAAATATTCTCGGAAGAGATGAATAGAACAAGAGATTTCTTTAAAGGAATTAATAATATAAAAGATTATAATATAGAACCACCAAAGGTTAAGGCAAAGTTGAGAGAGTATCAAGAGTATGGATATAAATGGTTATCATATCTAATAGATAATAATTTAGGTGGATGTCTAGCAGATGATATGGGACTTGGAAAGACATTACAAGCTATATCTGTATTGACTAGATTACATGAGAAGAAGGGGACAAAGAGTCTTGTAATTATGCCGAAATCCCTGATATATAACTGGGAAAGTGAGATAAAGAAGTTCAGTCCAAAGTTAAAGGTTGGAATTTACTATGGAAACTTTAGAAATAGAGATATTATAAAAAAGAGTGGTGTAATTCTAACGACATATGGAACAATTAGAAATGATATCGAGATAATTAGAGATTATGATTTTGATGTTGTAATATTAGATGAATCTCAAAATATAAAAAATGTAAATGCTCAAACAACTAAGGCTATAATGTTACTGAATGCAAAACATAGAATAGCATTGAGTGGAACACCGATTGAAAACAACTTAAGTGAATTGTACTCATTATTTAGATTCCTGAATCCATCTATGTTTGGTACTATGGAGGAGTTTAATAACTTCTATGCTATACCAATTCAGAAGGAGAATGACCAAGAGGCTATAGAGGAGTTAAAGAAAAAGGTATATCCATTTATCTTAAGAAGAATAAAGAAAGAGGTTCTAAAGGATCTACCAGATAAGATAGAGAAAACTATGTATATAGAGATGAATCCAGAGCAGAAAAAACTATATGAGGAGAGAAGAAACTACTACTACAATATGGTACACTCTCAGATAAAAGAGAATGGAATAGGAAAGACACAATTTTTTATTCTTCAAGCACTAAATGAATTGAGACAGATTACAAGTTGTCCAGAGGCTAAGAGTGTTGGAGTAACTTCAAGTAAGAGAGAGGTGCTTATAAACAATATTTTAGATGCAGTAGAGAATGGACATAAGGTACTAGTATTTACCAACTATATCAACTCTATAAAAAATATCTGTGAAGATTTAGATAAATATGGAGTAAAATATCTATCTATGAGTGGAAGTACAAAGGATAGACAGTTACTTGTGGATAAATTCCAAAAGGATAGTAAATATAAGGTATTTGTAATGACACTAAAAACAGGAGGGGTTGGACTAAATCTAACCGCTGCAGATACGATATTTATATATGATCCATGGTGGAATAAGACAGTGGAAAACCAAGCTATAGATAGAGCATATAGATTAGGACAAGACAGAACAGTATTTTCATATAAGTTAATACTGAAAGACACTATTGAAGAGAAGATA